One window from the genome of Clarias gariepinus isolate MV-2021 ecotype Netherlands chromosome 15, CGAR_prim_01v2, whole genome shotgun sequence encodes:
- the cdhr5a gene encoding cadherin-related family member 5 isoform X2, whose product MERKYKLKIALSCTIVFLVHKFCLAEKICSVPSEPVTIKENNTIDAVVVRINTTTKNVTLTLTGNPENAFDLRGLDLIVKKRLDFETLLNPEELTVQIRCNKTGSRSITLTVLVQVQNINDNPPSFAQSKYTLDVNELTPVNTSVAQIEAKDDDSGVLYYALEPALNPYFRLESMYKPNILVNKTLDYEIIQQVTLTLYVQDTPPLSPSGQITFSATTTIVINIKDIDNRPPWFQPCTRITIGTAKICLSVGYKGRVNLTEKQEGPLHLQPGPVYARDGDKSRNEEISYKIVKGNEDNIFQIDENTGNITMLKPADITGPISLTVVASQVSNRDRFAATSVNIEVMKKSRNPPKFERERYEAYVYSNSGPENMVLRDRTSNRPFRVKARDDDFANGINPDIRYEVQYSSFVNVTTDGFVLLKKPVRTDSFALQVRAVDVTTGESGTAALSVLVLPPPGVQSPSDGYRAGDMALLGFVMAALLVLCLIVIGYLISRLKKRNPDAFKLSECLGPCLRHTQSTDGLRPRDSMQFTNDGFLNEADMSRLAMRRPDRRDRKQEVVPKWRARVTPREKQRHCNSCGMRVHSNHVHRSSPALHPKAQGAKDQVRSILTKEKRKDGQKTVWFKESEDSSDIEVEIIPDDIGLKHEGENDDLSSLAPKPSDMELGELTMMDLQDFDKQQGSISDHRETPDPDKTG is encoded by the exons ATGGAAAGGAAATATAAGCTGAAGATCGCTTTAAGCTGCACGATCGTGTTCCTAGTTCACAAATTCTGCCTCGCTGAGAAAA TTTGTTCAGTTCCCTCAGAGCCTGTGACTATTAAAGAGAACAACACAATCGATGCCGTTGTTGTCCGTATtaacacaacaacaaagaaCGTCACACTGACTCTCACCGGGAACCCAGAGAATGCATTTGACCTGAGGGGCTTGGATCTGATCGTGAAGAAACGCCTGGACTTTGAA aCTCTGCTAAATCCCGAGGAGCTCACAGTGCAAATCCGTTGCAATAAAACAGGATCCAGAAGT ATTACTTTGACGGTCCTTGTTCAAGTCCAAAACATCAATGACAACCCTCCGTCATTTGCCCAGAGTAAATACACTCTAGATGTTAATGAG CTCACACCTGTTAACACCAGCGTGGCCCAGATTGAAGCAAAAGATGATGATTCAGGCGTTTTATATTACGCCTTGGAACCAGCTCTG AACCCATATTTCCGACTGGAGAGCATGTACAAGCCAAATATTCTCGTTAACAAGACTTTGGATTATGAAATCATCCAGCAGGTGACACTGACCTTATATGTGCAG gatacTCCACCGTTATCACCTTCAGGCCAAATCACATTCTCAGCCACCACGACAATTGTAATTAACATAAAAGACATTGACAACCGTCCTCCCTGGTTCCAGCCATGCACCAGGATTACTATTGGTACTGCTAAAATCTGCCTGAGTGTTGGGTATAAGGGCAGAGTCAACTTAACAGAAAAACAG GAAGGACCGCTACACTTACAGCCAGGGCCGGTCTACGCAAGAGATGGAGACAAAAGCAGAAATGAAGAGATTAGCTATAAAATCGTCAAAG gAAATGAGGACAACATATTTCAAATAGATGAAAACACTGGAAACATAACTATGCTAAAACCAGCAGATATCACAGGCCCGATATCTCTCACAGTTGTA GCGTCTCAGGTGTCAAACCGTGACCGGTTCGCTGCCACTTCAGTCAATATCGAGGTGATGAAAAAGAGCAGGAACCCACCAAAATTTGAGAGGGAGCGCTATGAGGCATACGTTTACAGCAACTCGGGGCCTGAGAACATGGTGCTCAGGGACAGGACTTCTAATAGACCCTTCCGAGTCAAAGCCAGAGATGATGACTTTGCAAAT GGAATCAATCCCGACATCAGATATGAAGTACAGTACAGCAGTTTTGTCAACGTAACCACAGATGGGTTTGTTCTTCTGAAAAAACCTGTTCGAACTGACTCATTTGCTTTACAA GTTCGTGCTGTCGATGTGACAACTGGCGAGTCGGGGACGGCGGCTCTCTCTGTGCTTGTCCTACCAC CTCCAGGAGTCCAGTCGCCCTCAGATGGATACCGTGCTGGAGATATGGCCTTGCTGGGCTTTGTAATGGCCGCTTTGCTGGTTCTCTGCCTCATCGTGATTGGTTATCTTATTTCCCGTCTGAAGAAAAGGAACCCAGATGCGTTCAAGTTATCAGAG TGTTTAGGTCCATGCTTGCGGCATACCCAGTCCACTGATGGGTTGAGGCCAAGAGACAGCATGCAGTTCACCAATGACGGCTTCCTGAATGAAGCAGACATGAGCAGGTTGGCAATGAGGAGGCCAGATAGAAGAGACAGGAAGCAGGAAGTGGTTCCAAAATGGAGAGCCAGAGTGACGCCACGTGAGAAGCAAAGACACTGCAATTCCTGCGGCATGCGGGTTCATTCGAACCATGTGCACCGGAGTAGCCCGGCTCTCCACCCCAAAGCTCAAGGAGCTAAAGACCAAGTCAGATCTATCTTAaccaaagagaaaagaaaggacGGACAGAAGACGGTCTGGTTTAAAGAGAGCGAGGATTCCTCAGACATCGAAGTGGAGATCATTCCTGACGACATTGGGCTTAAACACGAGGGGGAGAATGACGACCTGTCTTCTTTGGCTCCAAAACCCAGCGATATGGAACTGGGTGAGCTGACTATGATGGACCTTCAGGACTTTGACAAGCAACAGGGAAGCATTTCTGACCACCGAGAGACACCGGACCCAGATAAAACAGGCTAG
- the cdhr5a gene encoding cadherin-related family member 5 isoform X4, whose amino-acid sequence MERKYKLKIALSCTIVFLVHKFCLAEKICSVPSEPVTIKENNTIDAVVVRINTTTKNVTLTLTGNPENAFDLRGLDLIVKKRLDFETLLNPEELTVQIRCNKTGSRSITLTVLVQVQNINDNPPSFAQSKYTLDVNELTPVNTSVAQIEAKDDDSGVLYYALEPALNPYFRLESMYKPNILVNKTLDYEIIQQVTLTLYVQDTPPLSPSGQITFSATTTIVINIKDIDNRPPWFQPCTRITIGTAKICLSVGYKGRVNLTEKQEGPLHLQPGPVYARDGDKSRNEEISYKIVKGNEDNIFQIDENTGNITMLKPADITGPISLTVVASQVSNRDRFAATSVNIEVMKKSRNPPKFERERYEAYVYSNSGPENMVLRDRTSNRPFRVKARDDDFANGINPDIRYEVQYSSFVNVTTDGFVLLKKPVRTDSFALQVRAVDVTTGESGTAALSVLVLPPPGVQSPSDGYRAGDMALLGFVMAALLVLCLIVIGYLISRLKKRNPDAFKLSEVHACGIPSPLMG is encoded by the exons ATGGAAAGGAAATATAAGCTGAAGATCGCTTTAAGCTGCACGATCGTGTTCCTAGTTCACAAATTCTGCCTCGCTGAGAAAA TTTGTTCAGTTCCCTCAGAGCCTGTGACTATTAAAGAGAACAACACAATCGATGCCGTTGTTGTCCGTATtaacacaacaacaaagaaCGTCACACTGACTCTCACCGGGAACCCAGAGAATGCATTTGACCTGAGGGGCTTGGATCTGATCGTGAAGAAACGCCTGGACTTTGAA aCTCTGCTAAATCCCGAGGAGCTCACAGTGCAAATCCGTTGCAATAAAACAGGATCCAGAAGT ATTACTTTGACGGTCCTTGTTCAAGTCCAAAACATCAATGACAACCCTCCGTCATTTGCCCAGAGTAAATACACTCTAGATGTTAATGAG CTCACACCTGTTAACACCAGCGTGGCCCAGATTGAAGCAAAAGATGATGATTCAGGCGTTTTATATTACGCCTTGGAACCAGCTCTG AACCCATATTTCCGACTGGAGAGCATGTACAAGCCAAATATTCTCGTTAACAAGACTTTGGATTATGAAATCATCCAGCAGGTGACACTGACCTTATATGTGCAG gatacTCCACCGTTATCACCTTCAGGCCAAATCACATTCTCAGCCACCACGACAATTGTAATTAACATAAAAGACATTGACAACCGTCCTCCCTGGTTCCAGCCATGCACCAGGATTACTATTGGTACTGCTAAAATCTGCCTGAGTGTTGGGTATAAGGGCAGAGTCAACTTAACAGAAAAACAG GAAGGACCGCTACACTTACAGCCAGGGCCGGTCTACGCAAGAGATGGAGACAAAAGCAGAAATGAAGAGATTAGCTATAAAATCGTCAAAG gAAATGAGGACAACATATTTCAAATAGATGAAAACACTGGAAACATAACTATGCTAAAACCAGCAGATATCACAGGCCCGATATCTCTCACAGTTGTA GCGTCTCAGGTGTCAAACCGTGACCGGTTCGCTGCCACTTCAGTCAATATCGAGGTGATGAAAAAGAGCAGGAACCCACCAAAATTTGAGAGGGAGCGCTATGAGGCATACGTTTACAGCAACTCGGGGCCTGAGAACATGGTGCTCAGGGACAGGACTTCTAATAGACCCTTCCGAGTCAAAGCCAGAGATGATGACTTTGCAAAT GGAATCAATCCCGACATCAGATATGAAGTACAGTACAGCAGTTTTGTCAACGTAACCACAGATGGGTTTGTTCTTCTGAAAAAACCTGTTCGAACTGACTCATTTGCTTTACAA GTTCGTGCTGTCGATGTGACAACTGGCGAGTCGGGGACGGCGGCTCTCTCTGTGCTTGTCCTACCAC CTCCAGGAGTCCAGTCGCCCTCAGATGGATACCGTGCTGGAGATATGGCCTTGCTGGGCTTTGTAATGGCCGCTTTGCTGGTTCTCTGCCTCATCGTGATTGGTTATCTTATTTCCCGTCTGAAGAAAAGGAACCCAGATGCGTTCAAGTTATCAGAG GTCCATGCTTGCGGCATACCCAGTCCACTGATGGGTTGA
- the cdhr5a gene encoding cadherin-related family member 5 isoform X3, whose translation MERKYKLKIALSCTIVFLVHKFCLAEKICSVPSEPVTIKENNTIDAVVVRINTTTKNVTLTLTGNPENAFDLRGLDLIVKKRLDFETLLNPEELTVQIRCNKTGSRSITLTVLVQVQNINDNPPSFAQSKYTLDVNELTPVNTSVAQIEAKDDDSGVLYYALEPALNPYFRLESMYKPNILVNKTLDYEIIQQVTLTLYVQDTPPLSPSGQITFSATTTIVINIKDIDNRPPWFQPCTRITIGTAKICLSVGYKGRVNLTEKQEGPLHLQPGPVYARDGDKSRNEEISYKIVKGNEDNIFQIDENTGNITMLKPADITGPISLTVVASQVSNRDRFAATSVNIEVMKKSRNPPKFERERYEAYVYSNSGPENMVLRDRTSNRPFRVKARDDDFANGINPDIRYEVQYSSFVNVTTDGFVLLKKPVRTDSFALQVRAVDVTTGESGTAALSVLVLPPPGVQSPSDGYRAGDMALLGFVMAALLVLCLIVIGYLISRLKKRNPDAFKLSEVSIFSSSLLFRSMLAAYPVH comes from the exons ATGGAAAGGAAATATAAGCTGAAGATCGCTTTAAGCTGCACGATCGTGTTCCTAGTTCACAAATTCTGCCTCGCTGAGAAAA TTTGTTCAGTTCCCTCAGAGCCTGTGACTATTAAAGAGAACAACACAATCGATGCCGTTGTTGTCCGTATtaacacaacaacaaagaaCGTCACACTGACTCTCACCGGGAACCCAGAGAATGCATTTGACCTGAGGGGCTTGGATCTGATCGTGAAGAAACGCCTGGACTTTGAA aCTCTGCTAAATCCCGAGGAGCTCACAGTGCAAATCCGTTGCAATAAAACAGGATCCAGAAGT ATTACTTTGACGGTCCTTGTTCAAGTCCAAAACATCAATGACAACCCTCCGTCATTTGCCCAGAGTAAATACACTCTAGATGTTAATGAG CTCACACCTGTTAACACCAGCGTGGCCCAGATTGAAGCAAAAGATGATGATTCAGGCGTTTTATATTACGCCTTGGAACCAGCTCTG AACCCATATTTCCGACTGGAGAGCATGTACAAGCCAAATATTCTCGTTAACAAGACTTTGGATTATGAAATCATCCAGCAGGTGACACTGACCTTATATGTGCAG gatacTCCACCGTTATCACCTTCAGGCCAAATCACATTCTCAGCCACCACGACAATTGTAATTAACATAAAAGACATTGACAACCGTCCTCCCTGGTTCCAGCCATGCACCAGGATTACTATTGGTACTGCTAAAATCTGCCTGAGTGTTGGGTATAAGGGCAGAGTCAACTTAACAGAAAAACAG GAAGGACCGCTACACTTACAGCCAGGGCCGGTCTACGCAAGAGATGGAGACAAAAGCAGAAATGAAGAGATTAGCTATAAAATCGTCAAAG gAAATGAGGACAACATATTTCAAATAGATGAAAACACTGGAAACATAACTATGCTAAAACCAGCAGATATCACAGGCCCGATATCTCTCACAGTTGTA GCGTCTCAGGTGTCAAACCGTGACCGGTTCGCTGCCACTTCAGTCAATATCGAGGTGATGAAAAAGAGCAGGAACCCACCAAAATTTGAGAGGGAGCGCTATGAGGCATACGTTTACAGCAACTCGGGGCCTGAGAACATGGTGCTCAGGGACAGGACTTCTAATAGACCCTTCCGAGTCAAAGCCAGAGATGATGACTTTGCAAAT GGAATCAATCCCGACATCAGATATGAAGTACAGTACAGCAGTTTTGTCAACGTAACCACAGATGGGTTTGTTCTTCTGAAAAAACCTGTTCGAACTGACTCATTTGCTTTACAA GTTCGTGCTGTCGATGTGACAACTGGCGAGTCGGGGACGGCGGCTCTCTCTGTGCTTGTCCTACCAC CTCCAGGAGTCCAGTCGCCCTCAGATGGATACCGTGCTGGAGATATGGCCTTGCTGGGCTTTGTAATGGCCGCTTTGCTGGTTCTCTGCCTCATCGTGATTGGTTATCTTATTTCCCGTCTGAAGAAAAGGAACCCAGATGCGTTCAAGTTATCAGAGGTCAGCATCTTCTCATCATCGCTGT TGTTTAGGTCCATGCTTGCGGCATACCCAGTCCACTGA
- the cdhr5a gene encoding cadherin-related family member 5 isoform X1 yields MERKYKLKIALSCTIVFLVHKFCLAEKICSVPSEPVTIKENNTIDAVVVRINTTTKNVTLTLTGNPENAFDLRGLDLIVKKRLDFETLLNPEELTVQIRCNKTGSRSITLTVLVQVQNINDNPPSFAQSKYTLDVNELTPVNTSVAQIEAKDDDSGVLYYALEPALNPYFRLESMYKPNILVNKTLDYEIIQQVTLTLYVQDTPPLSPSGQITFSATTTIVINIKDIDNRPPWFQPCTRITIGTAKICLSVGYKGRVNLTEKQEGPLHLQPGPVYARDGDKSRNEEISYKIVKGNEDNIFQIDENTGNITMLKPADITGPISLTVVASQVSNRDRFAATSVNIEVMKKSRNPPKFERERYEAYVYSNSGPENMVLRDRTSNRPFRVKARDDDFANGINPDIRYEVQYSSFVNVTTDGFVLLKKPVRTDSFALQVRAVDVTTGESGTAALSVLVLPPPGVQSPSDGYRAGDMALLGFVMAALLVLCLIVIGYLISRLKKRNPDAFKLSEVSIFSSSLCPCLRHTQSTDGLRPRDSMQFTNDGFLNEADMSRLAMRRPDRRDRKQEVVPKWRARVTPREKQRHCNSCGMRVHSNHVHRSSPALHPKAQGAKDQVRSILTKEKRKDGQKTVWFKESEDSSDIEVEIIPDDIGLKHEGENDDLSSLAPKPSDMELGELTMMDLQDFDKQQGSISDHRETPDPDKTG; encoded by the exons ATGGAAAGGAAATATAAGCTGAAGATCGCTTTAAGCTGCACGATCGTGTTCCTAGTTCACAAATTCTGCCTCGCTGAGAAAA TTTGTTCAGTTCCCTCAGAGCCTGTGACTATTAAAGAGAACAACACAATCGATGCCGTTGTTGTCCGTATtaacacaacaacaaagaaCGTCACACTGACTCTCACCGGGAACCCAGAGAATGCATTTGACCTGAGGGGCTTGGATCTGATCGTGAAGAAACGCCTGGACTTTGAA aCTCTGCTAAATCCCGAGGAGCTCACAGTGCAAATCCGTTGCAATAAAACAGGATCCAGAAGT ATTACTTTGACGGTCCTTGTTCAAGTCCAAAACATCAATGACAACCCTCCGTCATTTGCCCAGAGTAAATACACTCTAGATGTTAATGAG CTCACACCTGTTAACACCAGCGTGGCCCAGATTGAAGCAAAAGATGATGATTCAGGCGTTTTATATTACGCCTTGGAACCAGCTCTG AACCCATATTTCCGACTGGAGAGCATGTACAAGCCAAATATTCTCGTTAACAAGACTTTGGATTATGAAATCATCCAGCAGGTGACACTGACCTTATATGTGCAG gatacTCCACCGTTATCACCTTCAGGCCAAATCACATTCTCAGCCACCACGACAATTGTAATTAACATAAAAGACATTGACAACCGTCCTCCCTGGTTCCAGCCATGCACCAGGATTACTATTGGTACTGCTAAAATCTGCCTGAGTGTTGGGTATAAGGGCAGAGTCAACTTAACAGAAAAACAG GAAGGACCGCTACACTTACAGCCAGGGCCGGTCTACGCAAGAGATGGAGACAAAAGCAGAAATGAAGAGATTAGCTATAAAATCGTCAAAG gAAATGAGGACAACATATTTCAAATAGATGAAAACACTGGAAACATAACTATGCTAAAACCAGCAGATATCACAGGCCCGATATCTCTCACAGTTGTA GCGTCTCAGGTGTCAAACCGTGACCGGTTCGCTGCCACTTCAGTCAATATCGAGGTGATGAAAAAGAGCAGGAACCCACCAAAATTTGAGAGGGAGCGCTATGAGGCATACGTTTACAGCAACTCGGGGCCTGAGAACATGGTGCTCAGGGACAGGACTTCTAATAGACCCTTCCGAGTCAAAGCCAGAGATGATGACTTTGCAAAT GGAATCAATCCCGACATCAGATATGAAGTACAGTACAGCAGTTTTGTCAACGTAACCACAGATGGGTTTGTTCTTCTGAAAAAACCTGTTCGAACTGACTCATTTGCTTTACAA GTTCGTGCTGTCGATGTGACAACTGGCGAGTCGGGGACGGCGGCTCTCTCTGTGCTTGTCCTACCAC CTCCAGGAGTCCAGTCGCCCTCAGATGGATACCGTGCTGGAGATATGGCCTTGCTGGGCTTTGTAATGGCCGCTTTGCTGGTTCTCTGCCTCATCGTGATTGGTTATCTTATTTCCCGTCTGAAGAAAAGGAACCCAGATGCGTTCAAGTTATCAGAGGTCAGCATCTTCTCATCATCGCTGT GTCCATGCTTGCGGCATACCCAGTCCACTGATGGGTTGAGGCCAAGAGACAGCATGCAGTTCACCAATGACGGCTTCCTGAATGAAGCAGACATGAGCAGGTTGGCAATGAGGAGGCCAGATAGAAGAGACAGGAAGCAGGAAGTGGTTCCAAAATGGAGAGCCAGAGTGACGCCACGTGAGAAGCAAAGACACTGCAATTCCTGCGGCATGCGGGTTCATTCGAACCATGTGCACCGGAGTAGCCCGGCTCTCCACCCCAAAGCTCAAGGAGCTAAAGACCAAGTCAGATCTATCTTAaccaaagagaaaagaaaggacGGACAGAAGACGGTCTGGTTTAAAGAGAGCGAGGATTCCTCAGACATCGAAGTGGAGATCATTCCTGACGACATTGGGCTTAAACACGAGGGGGAGAATGACGACCTGTCTTCTTTGGCTCCAAAACCCAGCGATATGGAACTGGGTGAGCTGACTATGATGGACCTTCAGGACTTTGACAAGCAACAGGGAAGCATTTCTGACCACCGAGAGACACCGGACCCAGATAAAACAGGCTAG